The Pseudomonadota bacterium genome contains a region encoding:
- a CDS encoding cation:proton antiporter — translation MTDFLLLAFIFLISGVIAVPVASRLGLGSVLGYLIAGIVISPLLAWLHVDVISIQHFAEFGVVMMLFLVGLELEPKLLWSMRSRLLGLGGGQVALTTAVVMAVSLALGQTWTVSLAIGLVMALSSTAIVLQTLSEKGLMKSDGGQSSFSVLLFQDIAVIPMLALIPLLAMPELVDTLAQDSHGGEGGHGAGFSLVDGLPGWAAALVTLGAIAAVVVVGSFLTGPIFRFIADAQLRELFVATALMIVIGIALLMSMVGLSPALGTFLAGVVLANSEYRHELESDIDPFKGLLLGLFFMTVGASIDFGLLADNVGMIVGLTLGLMVLKIAVLYVMAVIFKIRGPGRWLFALGLAQAGEFGFVLLSFTVANAVIPAALADQLLLIVALSMLLSPALFILYDRVIAPRFSNAEEREMDEIDEQSHIIIAGHGRVGGIVNRILRGSGLAPTVMDFSSKQLAMIQKFGMHAYYGDATRPDLLHAAGIADAKLLVIAIDDKEQITQLTKYVLHHYPKLHVVARAVDRNHVYDLWYAGCRDIIRETYDSSLRIGRSAFEALGHSREQAERMVDVFNDVDQSIMRTAANHYDPEIPIEDNEIYIQKIREMRDEWETDLKNRMLAIVAEGEAESA, via the coding sequence ATGACCGATTTCTTATTGTTAGCGTTTATTTTTTTGATTTCCGGTGTGATCGCCGTACCGGTCGCTTCGCGGCTCGGACTCGGCTCGGTGCTGGGCTACCTCATTGCCGGCATCGTAATCAGTCCGCTGCTCGCCTGGCTGCACGTCGATGTCATTTCCATTCAGCACTTCGCCGAATTCGGCGTAGTGATGATGTTGTTCTTAGTCGGGCTTGAACTCGAACCCAAGTTGTTGTGGTCGATGCGTTCGCGGTTGCTCGGGTTGGGTGGCGGCCAGGTCGCCCTGACCACCGCGGTGGTTATGGCCGTAAGTTTGGCGTTGGGGCAGACATGGACGGTGTCATTGGCAATCGGACTGGTGATGGCCTTGTCGTCGACGGCCATTGTGCTGCAAACGCTCAGCGAGAAAGGGCTGATGAAAAGTGATGGCGGTCAGTCGAGTTTTTCGGTCTTGCTGTTTCAGGACATTGCGGTGATTCCAATGCTCGCGTTAATTCCACTGTTAGCGATGCCCGAGTTGGTTGACACGCTAGCGCAGGATTCACATGGCGGAGAGGGTGGTCACGGCGCCGGTTTTAGTCTGGTTGACGGCCTGCCGGGTTGGGCTGCGGCGCTGGTTACGCTGGGCGCCATTGCGGCGGTGGTGGTGGTCGGTTCGTTTTTAACCGGGCCGATTTTTCGTTTCATTGCTGACGCTCAACTTCGCGAGCTGTTTGTCGCGACGGCGTTAATGATTGTGATTGGCATTGCGTTGCTCATGTCGATGGTGGGTTTGTCTCCAGCACTCGGTACTTTTCTGGCCGGTGTGGTGCTGGCAAACAGTGAATACCGACACGAGCTTGAGAGTGATATCGACCCGTTTAAAGGATTGCTTTTAGGGCTGTTCTTCATGACCGTTGGAGCCAGCATCGACTTTGGACTGCTGGCCGATAACGTGGGGATGATTGTCGGCCTGACTCTGGGTCTTATGGTCCTCAAGATTGCTGTGCTGTACGTCATGGCGGTGATATTCAAGATTCGTGGCCCAGGCCGATGGTTGTTTGCTCTTGGACTGGCCCAAGCGGGAGAGTTTGGGTTTGTACTGCTGTCGTTCACGGTCGCAAACGCTGTGATACCGGCGGCGCTTGCCGATCAATTGCTGCTAATTGTGGCGTTGTCGATGCTACTGAGCCCCGCGCTCTTTATTTTATACGATCGGGTCATCGCGCCGCGCTTTTCAAATGCCGAAGAACGCGAGATGGATGAAATTGATGAACAAAGCCACATCATTATCGCTGGACATGGTCGTGTTGGTGGAATCGTTAACCGCATTCTACGCGGCAGTGGCTTGGCCCCGACTGTGATGGACTTCAGTTCAAAGCAGCTGGCTATGATTCAAAAATTTGGCATGCACGCGTACTACGGGGATGCGACGCGGCCGGACCTTCTGCATGCTGCGGGCATCGCCGACGCGAAGCTCCTAGTCATTGCCATCGATGACAAAGAGCAGATTACGCAGCTGACCAAGTATGTGCTGCACCACTACCCTAAGCTCCATGTTGTCGCGCGTGCTGTTGACCGCAACCATGTCTATGACCTGTGGTATGCCGGCTGTCGCGACATTATTCGTGAAACATACGATAGTTCGCTGCGAATCGGGCGCTCTGCGTTTGAAGCGCTGGGCCATTCGCGAGAGCAAGCCGAACGAATGGTGGACGTATTTAATGATGTCGACCAGAGCATCATGCGAACCGCCGCCAATCACTATGACCCAGAAATTCCGATTGAAGACAACGAGATCTATATCCAGAAAATTCGCGAGATGCGCGACGAATGGGAAACAGACCTCAAAAACCGCATGTTAGCGATTGTGGCTGAGGGGGAGGCGGAATCAGCGTAA
- the msrB gene encoding peptide-methionine (R)-S-oxide reductase MsrB encodes MLKWDDVLALAQGDNLAPDRRVEKSMDEWRALLTPEQFAITRQKGTERPFSSDACSLFEPGQYNCVCCGAALFDSSTKFESHSGWPSFDQPLTDNAVAYHADLSHGMARIEAVCNTCDSHLGHVFPDGPPPSGLRYCINALALAKQAA; translated from the coding sequence ATGCTGAAATGGGATGATGTGCTCGCCCTTGCGCAGGGTGACAACCTGGCACCAGATCGTCGCGTTGAAAAATCGATGGATGAATGGCGCGCGTTGCTCACGCCAGAACAGTTCGCCATTACGCGCCAGAAGGGCACGGAGCGTCCGTTCAGTTCGGATGCCTGCAGCCTGTTCGAGCCGGGGCAGTACAATTGCGTGTGTTGCGGCGCCGCCCTGTTTGATTCCAGCACGAAGTTCGAATCCCACTCGGGCTGGCCATCCTTTGACCAGCCTCTAACGGATAACGCAGTGGCGTACCATGCCGACCTCTCTCACGGTATGGCGCGCATCGAAGCAGTGTGCAATACGTGTGACAGTCACTTAGGCCATGTGTTTCCCGACGGGCCGCCGCCCAGCGGTCTGCGCTACTGCATTAATGCGTTGGCGCTTGCCAAGCAGGCCGCTTAA